From Bifidobacterium longum subsp. longum JCM 1217, one genomic window encodes:
- a CDS encoding non-canonical purine NTP pyrophosphatase, which yields MQIVVATHNEGKLVEIRRILEEDLGADAENIELVSAGSLHLPDPVETGVTFQENALLKARAVAIRTGLPAVADDSGLIVDVMGNAPGILSARWAGAHGHDKANNALLLAQIEDIPDDKRTARFRCAAALVVPDTETGADVTGGVAADGITVHTTAADGSPAPVHARYAIKSETVELGDMPGRIIREARGVHGFGYDPLFVPDDQPAGRVSTEPDHEGEPLTSAEMTPAEKNAISHRGKALKALVPAIEALLH from the coding sequence ATGCAAATCGTCGTCGCAACCCATAACGAAGGCAAGCTTGTGGAAATCCGCCGCATTCTCGAAGAGGATCTTGGCGCGGATGCCGAAAACATCGAACTGGTGTCCGCTGGCAGCCTTCACCTGCCGGATCCGGTGGAAACTGGCGTCACCTTCCAGGAGAACGCGCTACTCAAGGCCCGCGCTGTGGCCATCCGTACCGGTCTGCCCGCTGTCGCGGATGATTCAGGTCTCATCGTCGATGTGATGGGTAACGCTCCGGGCATTCTGTCTGCTCGCTGGGCGGGTGCTCACGGCCACGACAAGGCCAATAATGCGCTGCTGCTCGCCCAAATCGAAGATATTCCGGATGACAAGCGTACCGCGCGCTTCCGTTGCGCCGCCGCGCTGGTGGTCCCGGACACCGAGACCGGTGCCGACGTGACCGGTGGAGTGGCTGCCGACGGCATCACCGTTCACACCACGGCTGCCGATGGGAGCCCTGCCCCGGTGCATGCTCGATACGCCATCAAGTCGGAGACAGTGGAGCTCGGCGACATGCCGGGTCGCATCATCCGCGAGGCTCGTGGCGTACACGGTTTCGGTTACGATCCGCTGTTTGTCCCGGACGATCAGCCTGCCGGTCGCGTCAGCACTGAGCCTGACCATGAAGGCGAGCCGCTGACCAGCGCCGAGATGACTCCGGCCGAGAAGAATGCGATTTCCCACCGAGGCAAGGCGCTGAAAGCCTTGGTCCCCGCCATCGAGGCCCTGCTGCACTAA
- a CDS encoding aminoacyltransferase produces MTQSDAGVASLTPTKITPAELDAFSAAQVQGSFQQTSQMAAMGAFNGPVDYVGVKRGDKLIAACYVVYTRSRFGLEGSVWCGPLCDYDNPQVVEAMTEALRRSAKAHHAISVSCWPAAVYRLHDLDGKPTSDPDTTMMDNMARFGWKHGGFTVGYESVVNRWNFVKGLDGIHNEKELLASFSKYRRKNIRIAQDSGLRVRRLERGELSTFVKLCDMSAARQGFKSRDLAYYERLFDTFGDLIEFKVVETHFDEYLDTLQSKLNAASKDKRNLERLLQRTQQQPEGTAKKGASDPATLEKRIATADKKIAALEKTIGEVNGIIASDGPVIPVEAGVYFWHPNEVVCLSSGEDDRFMDYYPSSLIHFEAMLDCIARGVERFNFYGISGIFDANDPSYGVWQFKTRFGGFVEELPGKFTLPVDGLRFGVSEAAHKLLHR; encoded by the coding sequence ATGACGCAATCCGATGCAGGCGTCGCCTCGCTCACCCCTACCAAGATCACTCCTGCCGAGCTGGATGCGTTCTCCGCAGCTCAAGTGCAAGGTAGTTTCCAGCAGACCTCGCAGATGGCCGCCATGGGTGCGTTCAACGGTCCGGTGGACTATGTGGGTGTCAAGCGCGGTGACAAGCTGATTGCCGCCTGCTACGTGGTGTACACGCGGTCCCGTTTCGGTTTGGAAGGCTCGGTCTGGTGCGGACCGCTGTGCGATTATGACAATCCACAGGTGGTTGAGGCGATGACCGAAGCCCTGCGTCGTTCGGCCAAGGCCCATCACGCCATCAGCGTATCCTGCTGGCCGGCCGCAGTCTACCGTCTGCATGATCTGGACGGCAAGCCGACCAGCGACCCGGACACCACGATGATGGACAACATGGCCCGCTTCGGTTGGAAACATGGCGGTTTCACCGTGGGCTACGAATCCGTGGTGAACCGCTGGAACTTCGTCAAGGGGCTTGACGGCATTCATAATGAGAAGGAACTGCTGGCCTCGTTCTCCAAGTACCGCCGTAAGAACATCCGCATTGCCCAGGATTCCGGTCTGCGCGTGCGCCGACTGGAACGCGGCGAACTGAGCACTTTCGTCAAGCTGTGCGATATGAGCGCCGCACGTCAAGGCTTCAAGAGCCGCGATCTGGCCTACTATGAGCGTCTGTTCGATACCTTCGGCGACCTGATCGAGTTCAAGGTGGTCGAAACCCATTTCGACGAATATCTGGACACCCTGCAATCCAAGCTGAATGCGGCCTCCAAAGACAAGCGCAACCTCGAACGCCTGCTCCAGCGCACGCAACAGCAGCCGGAAGGCACGGCCAAGAAGGGTGCTTCCGACCCGGCAACGCTGGAAAAGCGCATCGCCACCGCAGACAAGAAGATTGCGGCGCTGGAAAAGACCATCGGCGAAGTCAATGGCATCATCGCTTCGGACGGCCCGGTCATTCCGGTGGAAGCCGGCGTCTACTTCTGGCATCCGAACGAGGTCGTCTGCCTGTCCAGCGGCGAGGACGATCGTTTCATGGATTACTACCCGTCTTCCCTAATCCACTTCGAGGCGATGCTTGACTGCATCGCCCGTGGCGTGGAGCGCTTCAACTTCTACGGCATTTCCGGTATTTTCGACGCCAACGATCCTTCCTACGGCGTCTGGCAGTTCAAGACTCGCTTCGGCGGATTCGTGGAAGAGCTTCCGGGCAAGTTCACGCTGCCGGTGGACGGACTGCGCTTCGGTGTATCCGAAGCAGCGCACAAGCTGCTGCATCGCTGA
- a CDS encoding AEC family transporter, translating to MSAILTPVGLLLIILAGYLFKRFGLFGQKDYRVLQTAEFNIVLPGAIVYSFATNPHDISLLLISVFAFLFAFIPVVFIFLATRKRNVTDRAFLMLNGAGFNLGCFSFPVVQSFWGAGAVVPAAMFDIGNCVMVAAGTNVLTQQLLHIQPGKTLAEQHAGSAPTLPYEKPKDRDAKRLARRALLRTIGKSFFGSVPFDTYLLMIVLTVANVKIPDWIASITQPLSGANALVSMLMVGMLMDLPQSKHDVKEVMAVIAWRIPFSVAFALIAWLLLPFSASIRAVMVICALAPIAIFSTLFTDKVLGNAKLAGFSLAITAMISLVMMAVAHALMGV from the coding sequence ATGTCCGCCATTCTTACGCCGGTTGGTCTGTTGCTGATCATTCTCGCCGGCTATCTGTTCAAGCGGTTCGGCCTGTTCGGGCAGAAGGATTATCGCGTGTTGCAAACCGCGGAATTCAACATCGTGCTGCCCGGTGCCATCGTATACTCGTTCGCCACCAATCCGCATGACATCTCGCTGCTGCTTATTTCGGTATTCGCATTCCTGTTTGCTTTTATCCCGGTCGTGTTCATCTTTCTGGCCACCCGCAAGCGCAATGTGACCGACCGCGCCTTCCTGATGCTCAACGGTGCCGGCTTCAATCTCGGCTGTTTTTCTTTCCCGGTCGTCCAGTCATTCTGGGGTGCGGGCGCGGTGGTGCCGGCTGCGATGTTCGATATCGGCAACTGCGTGATGGTGGCCGCCGGCACCAATGTGCTCACCCAGCAACTGCTGCATATTCAGCCCGGCAAAACACTTGCCGAACAACACGCCGGTTCGGCTCCCACCCTACCGTACGAAAAGCCCAAGGATCGCGACGCCAAACGGCTTGCCCGCCGCGCATTGCTGCGCACCATCGGCAAGAGCTTCTTCGGCTCGGTGCCGTTCGACACGTATCTGCTCATGATCGTGTTGACCGTCGCCAACGTGAAGATTCCCGATTGGATCGCCTCTATAACCCAGCCATTGAGCGGCGCCAACGCGCTGGTGTCGATGCTGATGGTGGGCATGCTCATGGACCTGCCCCAATCCAAGCATGACGTGAAGGAAGTCATGGCCGTCATCGCTTGGCGTATACCGTTCAGCGTCGCCTTCGCGTTGATCGCGTGGCTCCTGCTGCCGTTCTCGGCTTCGATTCGCGCCGTGATGGTGATCTGCGCGTTGGCTCCGATCGCCATTTTCTCCACGCTGTTCACCGACAAAGTACTCGGCAACGCCAAACTGGCCGGCTTCTCGCTGGCAATCACCGCGATGATTTCACTGGTGATGATGGCTGTGGCTCACGCGCTGATGGGCGTGTGA
- a CDS encoding aminoacyltransferase, producing the protein MRDFVLVKLTDEEFDDFSARHPQGNFQQTSAMGRLRAAQGIDVEYLALKEGEKIVAAALFETHRSRFSTFAVIHDGPMCDYHDTEALTFFMDALKRHAKAKGASQLEITPESPYRLRDTNGASLPDDQNGAPDNKLIEQLEAIGFTHGGFTVGYTAVPRWRYLKDLTGITDEKSLLKSYDKRTQWSVKRAQSMGVHVRELSDDELGVFARIEQQTAERRSFEYRGEAYFHRFKEAFGSKAHFMVAEIHIDEYVADMTSKREALSAKVAALTAKNAEHPTTKTERQLGEETRNLAAAEKRLNEAAEFAKDGDVLPAAASLFVEHPREVIYLFSGSVEQYKPFYASALIQHDAMLHFCVEHGLSRYNFYGIDGVFDDPDDEGRGVLEFKQGFNGYVEELPGEFVLPVKPVAYAMKQFAHKLLSR; encoded by the coding sequence ATGCGTGATTTTGTGCTGGTGAAGTTGACAGACGAGGAGTTCGATGATTTCTCCGCCAGGCATCCACAAGGCAATTTCCAACAAACCTCGGCGATGGGACGCCTTCGCGCCGCGCAGGGGATCGACGTCGAATATTTGGCCCTCAAGGAGGGCGAGAAGATCGTCGCGGCGGCACTGTTCGAAACTCACCGCTCTCGATTCTCTACATTTGCGGTCATCCATGATGGCCCGATGTGCGACTATCACGACACCGAAGCATTGACCTTCTTCATGGATGCGCTGAAACGCCATGCCAAGGCAAAGGGTGCTTCACAGCTGGAAATCACCCCTGAATCCCCGTATCGGCTTCGCGACACCAATGGAGCTTCTTTGCCGGATGACCAGAATGGCGCTCCCGACAATAAGCTGATAGAACAGCTCGAGGCGATCGGCTTCACTCATGGCGGTTTCACCGTGGGCTACACGGCGGTTCCGCGTTGGCGCTACCTCAAGGATCTGACCGGCATTACCGATGAGAAAAGTCTGCTGAAGTCCTATGACAAGCGCACCCAGTGGAGCGTGAAGCGTGCCCAATCGATGGGTGTGCACGTGCGTGAGCTGTCGGACGACGAGCTGGGGGTATTCGCACGAATCGAGCAGCAAACCGCTGAACGCCGTAGCTTCGAATACCGTGGCGAAGCATATTTCCACCGTTTCAAGGAAGCGTTCGGCAGCAAAGCGCATTTTATGGTTGCCGAGATCCACATCGACGAATACGTAGCGGACATGACGTCCAAGCGTGAAGCGCTTTCGGCCAAGGTGGCGGCATTGACCGCCAAAAACGCCGAACACCCCACCACCAAAACCGAACGTCAGCTGGGGGAGGAGACCCGCAATCTGGCGGCAGCCGAAAAGCGCCTGAACGAGGCGGCCGAGTTCGCCAAAGACGGGGATGTACTGCCGGCTGCGGCATCACTATTCGTGGAGCATCCGCGCGAGGTCATCTACCTGTTCTCCGGTAGCGTCGAGCAGTACAAGCCCTTCTACGCCTCCGCGCTGATTCAGCATGACGCGATGCTGCATTTCTGCGTGGAACACGGGCTGTCTCGCTACAACTTCTACGGCATCGACGGCGTCTTTGATGATCCCGATGACGAGGGGCGTGGTGTACTGGAGTTCAAGCAGGGCTTCAACGGATATGTCGAGGAACTTCCGGGCGAGTTCGTGCTGCCGGTCAAACCGGTCGCCTATGCCATGAAGCAATTTGCGCACAAGCTGCTGTCGCGGTAA
- the rph gene encoding ribonuclease PH, protein MVEIKDMLGNHQIIRADGRKVDELRPVRITRHFTDAPEGSVLIECGNTRVMCTATFTPGVPRWRKDSGLGWVTAEYSMLPRATAERTDRESVRGKIGGRTHEISRLIGRCLRGVIDMKALGENQIQLDCDVLQADGGTRTASVTGAYVALVDAVNWAEKHRHIKSASRVLKDYVSAVSVGVINGTPMLDLPYIEDSQAMTDMNVAMTGSGTFIEIQGTAEHRPFNRAELGTLLDLAEKGNKELQAAQRAALSLD, encoded by the coding sequence ATGGTTGAAATCAAAGACATGCTTGGCAATCACCAAATAATTCGTGCCGACGGCCGCAAGGTCGACGAACTGCGCCCTGTGCGCATCACCCGCCACTTCACCGACGCCCCCGAAGGCTCCGTGCTCATCGAATGCGGTAACACGCGCGTGATGTGCACCGCCACTTTTACTCCCGGTGTGCCGCGTTGGCGCAAGGACTCCGGCCTCGGCTGGGTCACCGCCGAATACTCGATGCTGCCGCGTGCCACCGCCGAACGCACCGACCGTGAATCCGTACGTGGCAAAATCGGTGGCCGTACCCACGAAATCAGCCGACTGATTGGCCGCTGCCTGCGTGGCGTCATCGATATGAAGGCGCTCGGCGAGAATCAGATTCAGCTTGACTGCGATGTGCTTCAGGCCGATGGTGGTACTCGCACGGCTTCCGTAACCGGTGCGTACGTGGCTTTGGTCGACGCAGTCAATTGGGCGGAGAAGCACCGCCATATCAAGTCCGCCAGCCGCGTGCTTAAGGACTATGTGTCCGCCGTATCGGTGGGCGTGATCAACGGCACTCCGATGCTTGACCTGCCATACATTGAAGACAGTCAGGCCATGACCGACATGAACGTGGCCATGACCGGTTCCGGCACCTTCATCGAGATTCAGGGCACCGCAGAACACCGTCCGTTCAACCGTGCCGAACTCGGCACCCTGCTTGACTTGGCCGAAAAGGGCAACAAGGAACTGCAAGCCGCCCAGCGTGCCGCTCTGTCCCTAGACTAA
- a CDS encoding aminoacyltransferase, whose translation MSATANRTDTTYTFGVITPEELDRLSEATSQGSFQQWSGQVRLAKIRGHEAECVGVCDASGNLVTGCVILYLNGRFGADGSVYFGPIGISDDPALLRAITEAICESARRHHAVSVACWPNVAYRLYSSDGQPDGEPNDALLAGFADAGWTHGGFHTGYDVVCQWMYVKDLTGITNGKELLASFGKRAQWSVKRAQSMGVHVREIGPDEFDVFADIERRTGERRGFATRGADYFRQFKQAYGADAHFMLAEIHIAEYVADMTAKREALQAKVARLQAKYDERPTTRIERQLGEESRNLAAADKRLAEVEGYARKGDVLPAAASMFVSHPNEVVYQYSGSLEEYKPFYASALIQYEAMLHLCVEKGVSRYNFYGISGVFDDPNDEGRGVLEFKQGFNGYVEQMVGKFTLPVDKFRFGVSNLAHKLLRR comes from the coding sequence ATGAGCGCGACTGCGAATCGAACAGATACGACGTATACGTTTGGCGTGATTACGCCCGAAGAGCTCGACCGGCTTTCCGAAGCCACAAGCCAGGGCAGCTTCCAGCAATGGTCCGGGCAGGTCCGTCTTGCCAAGATTCGTGGGCATGAAGCCGAATGCGTTGGCGTGTGCGACGCATCCGGCAATCTGGTAACCGGCTGCGTAATTCTGTACCTCAATGGTCGTTTCGGTGCAGATGGCTCCGTATATTTCGGCCCCATCGGCATTAGCGATGATCCGGCTCTGCTGCGGGCCATAACCGAGGCGATTTGCGAATCAGCCCGTCGCCACCATGCTGTTTCCGTAGCATGCTGGCCTAACGTCGCCTACCGTCTGTATTCCTCGGACGGGCAGCCCGACGGCGAGCCGAACGATGCACTACTGGCCGGATTCGCCGATGCCGGCTGGACGCATGGCGGATTCCATACCGGTTATGACGTGGTCTGTCAGTGGATGTACGTCAAGGATCTCACCGGCATCACCAACGGCAAGGAACTGCTGGCGTCATTCGGCAAACGTGCTCAGTGGAGTGTCAAGCGGGCGCAGTCGATGGGTGTGCACGTTCGTGAGATCGGCCCCGACGAGTTCGACGTGTTCGCCGATATCGAACGGCGGACCGGTGAACGCCGTGGGTTCGCGACGCGTGGCGCGGACTATTTCCGCCAGTTCAAGCAGGCGTATGGCGCAGATGCGCATTTCATGCTCGCGGAAATCCACATCGCCGAATATGTGGCGGATATGACCGCCAAGCGCGAGGCGTTGCAGGCCAAGGTAGCTCGATTGCAGGCGAAATACGATGAACGTCCGACCACGCGTATCGAACGTCAGCTGGGGGAGGAATCACGCAATCTCGCGGCCGCCGACAAGCGTCTGGCTGAGGTGGAGGGATATGCCAGGAAGGGCGATGTGCTGCCGGCAGCGGCTTCAATGTTCGTCAGTCACCCCAATGAGGTGGTCTATCAGTATTCCGGTTCGTTGGAGGAGTACAAGCCGTTCTACGCCTCGGCGCTGATTCAGTACGAAGCAATGCTGCATCTATGTGTGGAGAAGGGCGTGAGCCGCTACAACTTCTACGGCATTTCCGGCGTGTTCGACGATCCGAACGACGAGGGCCGCGGCGTGCTGGAATTCAAGCAGGGCTTTAACGGCTACGTCGAGCAGATGGTAGGAAAATTCACGTTGCCGGTGGATAAGTTCCGCTTCGGCGTGAGCAATCTGGCGCACAAGCTGCTGCGCCGGTAG